The following coding sequences lie in one Rutidosis leptorrhynchoides isolate AG116_Rl617_1_P2 chromosome 4, CSIRO_AGI_Rlap_v1, whole genome shotgun sequence genomic window:
- the LOC139843354 gene encoding beta-D-glucosyl crocetin beta-1,6-glucosyltransferase-like — MGEPKRGLKVLMLPWLAHGHISPFLQLAKKLSKRNIFIYLCSTPINLLSVTKKLSTPYTKSIKLVEINLPTLPNLPPHYHTTNGLPSHLMDTLKEAFKMSKPELLDIYCSLKPDFVIHDCAVMWLGEVAWSVGIPTIDFVTFSAAFISFYLKEMVAPLGEFPFDRIHIHEFENDKVLPVIGITADDFERVNPTDSCNLRLIKSSREIEGKYIDYVTRTSKRQVIPIGLLVDQEPLIDDDSLGLIQWLNKKEKRSCVFVSFGSEYFLTSEEIEEIAHGLELCNLNFIWVVRVPKERDGIKVEEVLPKGFFERVGDRGRVVEGWAPQTLILRHQSIGGLLSHCGWNSILESITFGVPIIAMPMHLDQPLNARLVVEVGVGLEIEREGTSGKVNREVVAKVIMEVAIGMRGDHVRRKVREISKDLMSKGEEEIDELTKRMIHINQERKHTI; from the exons ATGGGTGAACCAAAAAGAGGTTTAAAAGTGTTGATGCTACCATGGTTAGCCCATGGTCACATCTCACCATTCTTACAGCTAGCCAAGAAACTTAGTAAAAGAAAtattttcatttacctttgttctaCACCCATCAATCTGTTATCCGTCACAAAAAAACTGTCCACACCTTACACCAAATCCATCAAACTTGTCGAAATCAACCTCCCAACGCTGCCTAACCTCCCACCTCATTACCACACTACCAATGGCCTCCCTTCCCATCTCATGGACACCCTCAAAGAAGCCTTTAAGATGTCGAAGCCCGAGTTATTAGACATATATTGCAGCCTCAAACCTGATTTTGTTATTCATGATTGCGCGGTCATGTGGCTAGGAGAGGTTGCTTGGTCAGTTGGGATCCCAACTATTGATTTTGTAACATTTAGTGCCGCATTTATATCCTTTTATTTGAAAGAAATGGTAGCTCCCTTGGGCGAGTTCCCTTTTGATAGGATTCATATTCATGAATTCGAGAACGATAAGGTTCTTCCTGTGATAGGCATTACGGCTGATGACTTCGAAAGAGTTAACCCAACAGATAGTTGCAACTTAAG GTTGATCAAAAGCTCTAGAGAAATTGAGGGTAAATATATCGACTATGTAACAAGGACATCTAAAAGACAAGTTATCCCTATTGGTCTTCTAGTTGATCAAGAACCCCTTATTGATGACGATTCTCTAGGCCTCATTCAATGGCTTAACAAGAAGGAGAAACGATCATGCGTTTTTGTGTCATTTGGGAGTGAGTATTTTTTGACAAGTGAGGAAATCGAAGAGATAGCACATGGGTTAGAACTCTGCAACTTAAACTTCATATGGGTGGTTAGAGTTCCTAAAGAGAGAGATGGAATCAAGGTTGAAGAGGTTTTGCCAAAAGGATTTTTCGAGAGGGTAGGCGATAGAGGGAGAGTAGTAGAAGGGTGGGCTCCACAAACTTTGATCTTAAGACATCAAAGTATTGGAGGGTTATTAAGTCATTGTGGATGGAATTCAATTTTGGAAAGCATAACATTTGGTGTTCCAATAATAGCAATGCCAATGCACCTAGATCAACCTTTAAATGCTAGGTTGGTCGTAGAGGTTGGTGTGGGATTGGAGATTGAAAGAGAGGGAACAAGCGGAAAAGTGAATAGAGAAGTGGTGGCGAAAGTGATTATGGAGGTGGCAATCGGGATGCGAGGGGACCATGTAAGAAGAAAAGTTAGGGAAATTAGTAAGGATTTAATGTCAAAGGGGGAGGAGGAGATTGATGAGCTAACAAAACGAATGATACATATCAATCAAGAGAGGAAGCATACCATCTAG